A DNA window from Zingiber officinale cultivar Zhangliang chromosome 3A, Zo_v1.1, whole genome shotgun sequence contains the following coding sequences:
- the LOC122053746 gene encoding transcription factor TRY-like isoform X1, with protein sequence MDGRRKKQRKLSNGSEAEVSSAEWEFVNMTKQEEDLIFRMYRLVGDRWDLIAGRIPGRKAEEIERFWIMRHREDGFATY encoded by the exons ATGGACGGCCGCCGCAAGAAGCAGCGAAAATTGTCCAACGGCTCCGAAG CAGAGGTGAGCAGCGCGGAGTGGGAGTTCGTCAACATGACTAAGCAGGAGGAAGACCTCATCTTCCGAATGTATCGCCTCGTCGGCGACAG GTGGGATCTGATAGCAGGTCGCATTCCGGGTCGAAAAGCTGAAGAGATAGAGAGGTTCTGGATCATGAGGCACCGTGAAGACGGCTTTGCTACTTACTAA
- the LOC122053746 gene encoding transcription factor TRY-like isoform X2, whose product MDGRRKKQRKLSNGSEEVSSAEWEFVNMTKQEEDLIFRMYRLVGDRWDLIAGRIPGRKAEEIERFWIMRHREDGFATY is encoded by the exons ATGGACGGCCGCCGCAAGAAGCAGCGAAAATTGTCCAACGGCTCCGAAG AGGTGAGCAGCGCGGAGTGGGAGTTCGTCAACATGACTAAGCAGGAGGAAGACCTCATCTTCCGAATGTATCGCCTCGTCGGCGACAG GTGGGATCTGATAGCAGGTCGCATTCCGGGTCGAAAAGCTGAAGAGATAGAGAGGTTCTGGATCATGAGGCACCGTGAAGACGGCTTTGCTACTTACTAA
- the LOC122053745 gene encoding transcription factor SPEECHLESS-like → MGEALSDIFEQTDMIGGTLPEDLFSILDTFEDTVSSAKERASIEGSNFSPKVTLVSPRVGSNSRPLESDEGQAPKKRKLDSPRAPADLGNQDGQQKTTHITVERNRRKQMNEHLSVLRSLMPCFYAKRGDQASIIGGVVDYIKELQQVLQSLEAKKQRKAFSEVLSPRPVCSSPRPPPLSPRMALPISPRTPQPGSPYMPRIQPQQQPQQQQQQQQQQGYLSPTVLHAAESSPSFNSATTTATNAEIVAAANSQSPVAKVEVKFSGPNVILKTISHRIPGQAFKIITALEGLAMEILHVSISTNVSDDIMLNSFTIKIGIECELSAEELAQEIQQTFL, encoded by the exons ATGGGAGAAGCCTTGTCCGATATTTTCGAGCAAACTGATATGATAGGCGGCACCTTGCCGGAGGACTTATTTAGCATCCTCGACACGTTCGAGGACACCGTCAGTAGTGCTAAAGAGAGAGCTTCCATTGAAGGGAGCAACTTTAGTCCTAAAGTGACTCTGGTTTCTCCCCGAGTTGGCTCAAACTCCAGGCCGCTCGAGTCCGACGAGGGCCAAGCTCCCAAGAAACGCAAGTTGGATTCCCCACGGGCTCCGGCAGACTTGGGCAACCAGGATGGACAGCAGAAGACGACGCACATCACTGTGGAGCGCAACCGGAGGAAGCAAATGAACGAGCACCTGTCGGTGCTGCGCTCCCTGATGCCTTGCTTCTATGCCAAGAGa GGAGATCAAGCATCCATCATCGGAGGAGTAGTGGATTACATCAAGGAGCTTCAGCAAGTGTTACAGTCGCTGGAGGCCAAGAAGCAGAGAAAGGCCTTCAGTGAGGTGCTAAGTCCAAGACCGGTCTGTTCCAGCCCCAGGCCACCACCATTAAGCCCTAGAATGGCCCTCCCAATAAGTCCAAGAACTCCCCAGCCGGGAAGCCCATACATGCCAAGGATTCAGCCACAGCAGCAaccgcagcagcagcagcagcagcagcagcagcagggcTACCTCTCCCCTACGGTACTGCATGCAGCAGAGTCATCTCCTTCCTTTAATAGCGCCACCACCACCGCCACAAACGCCGAGATCGTGGCAGCAGCCAACTCGCAGTCGCCGGTGGCGAAGGTGGAGGTGAAGTTCTCGGGGCCGAATGTGATCCTGAAGACGATCTCGCATCGCATCCCCGGGCAAGCTTTCAAGATAATCACGGCGCTGGAGGGCCTCGCTATGGAGATACTCCATGTGAGCATCAGCACCAATGTTAGCGACGACATCATGCTCAACTCGTTCACCATTAAG ATCGGAATTGAATGCGAGCTGAGTGCCGAAGAGCTTGCGCAAGAAATCCAGCAAACGTTCTTGTAA